CCTATGAAAATAACATTCTTCAGGTGCGGGAACTTCTCACTTCTAAGGTTTCCACGACCCTGGGTCTTAAGTTCAGGAACAAGTTCATAGATCGTATCGATGTAACTTACATCCCTGAAGCCATCGATAATTGCAATCGCTTTCAGGTCCGCCTGTTTCATCACATACTCAACTTCATGTATCTTGTATGCGGTGTTCACGGTGACAAGGACAACTCCTATCTTTGCAGTGGCAAACAGGAAAGTAAGCCAGTCAGGCACGTTGGTAGCCCATATGCCAACATTGTCCCCTTTTTCGATGCCAAGTTCCAGCAGGCCTTTAGCCAGCATGTTAACCCGTTCATCGAATTCTTTGTAGGTGAATCTCAGGTCCCTGTCAGGATAAATGACAAATTCCCTGTCAGGATCGTTCCTGACAGTTTTCTCGAAAAAGTCACCTATCGTTTCATTTGTAAAAGGCATGATTAAATCTCCAGGATTTTGTTTACAACTTATTTACAACTGTTGTCTTCATCCTGCAGGTGTTTTTCAAGTTCTTTCCTGATATCATCAGGAATTGGCACGGACTTCTTGTTCATAAAGTCATAGTGCACAATTGTTGACCTGCCGATTGCTCCTTTTGTTCCATTTTGCCATGCTTCCTGTACAACTACAAAGGAAGAGTTTCCTATCCTTGATATGTAGCTGATGATCTCAACATCGTGTCCGTAGAACATCTCGCCTACATAATCGTATTCTGTCCTTGCCATGATGAGTTTCCAGTTCTCATAGCTCAGGTCAAGGTCAGGTGTGAAAAGCCTGAAAACCGGGTTTCTGGCTTGCTCAAACCATATAGCAATGGCAATGTTGTTGGCGTGTTTCAGTCCGTCTATGTCGCCAAATCGTGGAGTAACAGTTGTTTTGAACATTTTTATCTACTTCTGGTCTTGATTAATAAGGTGCATATACGACTGCCAGAATCTTTGCATCTTCGGTTCCGACTGCATGTACATGGTGCGATATAACGGAATCATAGTAAATGCTATCACCGGTTGAGAGGGTGAAGCTATCTTTTCCGTAAAGGATCTCTATCTGGCCGCTAAGAACATAAATAAATTCCTCACCTTCGTGAGACGATGGATTTACTTCACCTGACCCTGGATGCACATCTATAATGAATGGTTCCATGTGTCTGTCAGATTTATCTTTAGCCAGTGAGAAGAAGTCCAGTGTACTGCTTTCGCATGTATCGCAGTTACCGGAGAATCTTACCACATCGTCTGATTCACCGCTTTTAACAACAACCGGTCCGTTATGTGGTGCATCATCCAGAAAGGTTCCAAGACGGACTCCAAGAGCCCTTGCGATCTGCATGAGTGGTGTAAGTGAAGGAACAAGTGCTCCCTCTTCGAGTTTGTTTATCAGGTCTGTGCTTGTATTACTGTTATTTGCCAGATCTTCCACAGACATGTTCTGTGTTTCACGTATCTGACGTATTTTACCACCAAGTATGTTCTTATCTGCCATCGTTAATCCTCTTATTTTTATAGCAAAAACGTGTTCTTAGGCTTACGGTATGCTCGGTTAAAAAAGTATTGATTTATCATGAACATTAGAAATGGAACAGCTTGGTTCTTTTTGTTTCTAAGTTCCCAATATTACCATTTGAACTATCGTATTGAGTGTTTCAACAATAATTGAAATGGACATGTTTAAATAGCCCCATACCAATCATACAATGGTATTTCAATTTATTTTAAAACAGGTGAATAAGATGCATTTCGGTCTAGGAATAGATGCAGGCGGAACATATACGGACGCAGTGCTCATAAGAGGTTCAGACGGTATGATAGTTGATTCTAAAAAAGCTTTTACCACATATCCTGACCTCCAGATAGGCATAAAGAATGTGCTTGATTCACTGGATCAAAAACTTCTAAAAAATGTGAATCTTGTATCAGTTTCCACAACCCTTTCCACTAATTCACTTCTTGAAGGTACCGGTACTTCAGTTGCTCTTATTATCATAGGCGAAAAACCTGTGCGAACTGATTTCCCGGCTGAGTTCGTAATGTGCGTAAAGGGTGGACACGACACAAGAGGCGATGAAGCCTGTGAGTTGGATGTGACTGCGGTTGAGAATTTCGTTAAGAGTACAAAAGCAAAAGTATCTGCTTATGCAGTTTCAGGATATTTTGGTGTAAGAAACCCGGAACATGAGATCAAAGTAAAAGAGATTATCACAAAAATGACCGGTATGCCGGTTGTGTGTGGTCATGAACTGTCACAGGAACTTGGAGCATATGAACGGGCTGTTACTGCTGTCCTGAATGCACAACTCATGCCTATCACTTACCAGTTCGTAAATTCAGTTGTAAAAGATGTCTGTGGACGTGACATTGATGCACGGCTTTTGATGCTCAAATGTGATGGCTCGGTCTATAACATAGAGGACGCGCTGGAAAAACCAATAGAGACAATATTCTCAGGCCCTGCTGCAAGTCTTCTGGGTGCATCATACCTTTCAAAAATGGAAACATGTGCTGTCATTGATATTGGAGGAACCAGTACTGATGTTTCAATGCTCCGTGATGGAGTTCCTGAGATAAGCAACTCCGGTGCTGTTGTAGGTGGATGGAAAACCCGCGTAAGGGCTATGAAAATGGAAACTTCCGCAACAGGTGGAGATAGTCACATATGGGTGCGGGACTTAAAAATCAATGTGGGACCCAGAAGAGTGCTTCCGTTATGTGTTGCTGCGACAAAATATCCTGATTTCCTGAACAAGCTCAAAAGAAGTAAAGTTGTCTCAAGAAGTCTTATGGATGAGAACTTCCAGCCGACAAAATTCTTTGTCAGGACGGATTACGAAGCTTCAGGTCTTAATGATGAGGAAAGTGAAATCCTCTCGATGATTGCTAATGAGCCTGTATCAGTCTCTGAGATCAACTCCAATCTGCGGAGGAGTGTTCCAAAGGGAGTCCTGGATTCACTCATACAAAAAAGGCTTGTACAGGCAATAGGATTCACACCCACAGATGCTTTGCATGTCCTTGGTATCTACAACAAGTGGGATACTCAGGCTTCTGAGGCCGGTGCTGTGAATCTTGCACGTTATACTACAAAAGGAAAATATGATCTCTGTACGCATGTCCGGGAACTTGTGGCAAAGAATATGGGAGCAGATCTCATGTCCTATATTCTTCCGCATCACCCCCGGGAGATAATCACTGACCTGCTTAGCGATAAATATCCGGCAAAATTTAAGGTGAAGATACCGGTTGTTTTGCTGGGTGGGCCTTCAAGAGCTTATGACAATGAACTCAGTTCTCTTATTGATGCCGAAGTAATGGTTCCTGAATTTGCCGATGTTGGAAATGCAGTCGGTGCACTTGCAGGTAAAGGTGTCAAAAGGATCGAAGTCATGATAAGGCCAGCATCCCTGGAAAATCCGGATGAGGATTTCCTCGTTTTTTCTCCTGTTGGCAGGGAGCGCTTCAAAAATTACGGGGATGCAGTGGAATTTGCAACAAATCTTTGCAAAGAGCTGGTACTTGATTATGAAATACGTTGCGGGATCTTAAAGCAGGATACTAAAATTACTGTATCAAAGAAAACTGTCTCTCCTGATGACTGGTCGCATCCGCCACTGGAGACTAAAGTGATAGTTGTAGGTATCGGCAATCCAATGATGATATTAAAAGAATGAGAACGTGAAGTTCAACTGGTTTCAGGGAGACTTACATGCACCTT
Above is a window of uncultured Methanolobus sp. DNA encoding:
- a CDS encoding thioesterase family protein yields the protein MFKTTVTPRFGDIDGLKHANNIAIAIWFEQARNPVFRLFTPDLDLSYENWKLIMARTEYDYVGEMFYGHDVEIISYISRIGNSSFVVVQEAWQNGTKGAIGRSTIVHYDFMNKKSVPIPDDIRKELEKHLQDEDNSCK
- a CDS encoding XRE family transcriptional regulator produces the protein MADKNILGGKIRQIRETQNMSVEDLANNSNTSTDLINKLEEGALVPSLTPLMQIARALGVRLGTFLDDAPHNGPVVVKSGESDDVVRFSGNCDTCESSTLDFFSLAKDKSDRHMEPFIIDVHPGSGEVNPSSHEGEEFIYVLSGQIEILYGKDSFTLSTGDSIYYDSVISHHVHAVGTEDAKILAVVYAPY
- a CDS encoding hydantoinase/oxoprolinase family protein; the protein is MHFGLGIDAGGTYTDAVLIRGSDGMIVDSKKAFTTYPDLQIGIKNVLDSLDQKLLKNVNLVSVSTTLSTNSLLEGTGTSVALIIIGEKPVRTDFPAEFVMCVKGGHDTRGDEACELDVTAVENFVKSTKAKVSAYAVSGYFGVRNPEHEIKVKEIITKMTGMPVVCGHELSQELGAYERAVTAVLNAQLMPITYQFVNSVVKDVCGRDIDARLLMLKCDGSVYNIEDALEKPIETIFSGPAASLLGASYLSKMETCAVIDIGGTSTDVSMLRDGVPEISNSGAVVGGWKTRVRAMKMETSATGGDSHIWVRDLKINVGPRRVLPLCVAATKYPDFLNKLKRSKVVSRSLMDENFQPTKFFVRTDYEASGLNDEESEILSMIANEPVSVSEINSNLRRSVPKGVLDSLIQKRLVQAIGFTPTDALHVLGIYNKWDTQASEAGAVNLARYTTKGKYDLCTHVRELVAKNMGADLMSYILPHHPREIITDLLSDKYPAKFKVKIPVVLLGGPSRAYDNELSSLIDAEVMVPEFADVGNAVGALAGKGVKRIEVMIRPASLENPDEDFLVFSPVGRERFKNYGDAVEFATNLCKELVLDYEIRCGILKQDTKITVSKKTVSPDDWSHPPLETKVIVVGIGNPMMILKE